The following coding sequences lie in one Phragmites australis chromosome 8, lpPhrAust1.1, whole genome shotgun sequence genomic window:
- the LOC133927281 gene encoding uncharacterized protein LOC133927281 isoform X1, producing the protein MLCVRAEDALAAAAAAAEASDKMHSMTLGGSIQRAVRRMAGGWRRSASASASCSGDDSSIGSAKREGGRRGSMRRYRSQLEQEVKKLQRQLQEELDLHLALADAVTHNAALILKSSQKLPDKAHELIISIASLEIAVSKLEKDLNHLQYQLCSVRNERLHAENNPGCLLPTSSDCQPSTPCNCLGEKHILTLRDLRFGDSQSMWSMKEDLSIELEDQQDYEKDSEDRLLEHRAEEMQEACSTKKDNNEDQKIDALQFSQSNLKKSSISGNMWNNPNKLSEEMVRSMRDIFLHLSESPKIPLKAPSYNSSSSAERLSGSTLTSLSDSPVIASVLRSPSVDLNHDDGIIDEVRNFDPYGVNGKEARRDIGTYYSAAEVSWVYVGTDQLEYASGALKKFSFLVEQLSMVDPTRMNCDERLAFWINLYNALIMHAYLAYGVPENDIKLFSLMQKACYTVGGQSVSAAEIEFVILKVKTPVHRPQLSLMLALHKFNTSEKHKKYSISDAEPIVLFALSCGMFSSPAVRIFTSANVRRELQESMRDYIRASVGINDKGELIVPKLLQSYAKGIVEDSLLADWICRHLTLDQVAAIQDTSSSHKQRLLGVCSFSVIPFDSKFRYLFLSDNSGYQN; encoded by the exons ATGCTGTGCGTGCGCGCGGAGGACGCGCTGGCCGCCGCTGCAGCCGCGGCCGAGGCGTCCGACAAGATGCACTCCATGACCCT GGGCGGCTCGATCCAGAGAGCGGTGCGGAGGATGGCCGGCGGCTGGAGGAGGTCGGCATCGGCGTCGGCAAGCTGCTCCGGG GATGATAGCAGCATTGGGAGTGCCAAGAGGGAAGGGGGACGAAGGGGCAGCATGCGGCGGTACAGATCGCAGCTCGAGCAGGAA GTTAAGAAATTGCAGAGGCAGCTCCAAGAAGAGCTTGACTTGCATCTGGCGTTGGCAGATGCCGTTACACATAATGCCGCACTGATACTTAAGTCTTCTCAAAAGCTTCCAGACAAG GCACATGAGCTAATAATTAGCATAGCCTCTTTGGAGATTGCTGTCTCAAAGCTTGAAAAGGACCTAAATCACCTGCAGTACCAGTTATGTTCTGTAAGGAATGAAAGGCTACATGCAGAAAATAACCCAGGATGCTTGCTACCTACATCATCAGATTGCCAACCGTCCACACCTTGTAATTGTCTAGGCGAAAAA CACATATTAACGTTAAGAGATTTGAGATTTGGAGATTCTCAGTCAATGTGGTCAATGAAAGAAGATTTATCAATTGAACTTGAAGACCAACAGGATTATGAAAAAGATAGTGAAGATAGACTGTTGGAGCACCGAGCTGAAGAG ATGCAAGAGGCATGCTCTACGAAAAAAGATAACAATGAAGATCAGAAGATAGACGCATTACAATTTAGTCAATCCAATTTGAAGAAAAGTAGCATCAGTGGAAATATGTGGAATAATCCAAATAAGCTCTCTGAAGAGATGGTGCGCTCCATGAGAGATATCTTCCTACATTTATCTGAATCACCCAAGATACCACTGAAGGCACCTTCTTATAATTCATCTTCATCAGCAGAGCGTCTGTCTGGTTCTACATTGACATCTTTGTCAGATTCACCCGTGATAGCCTCAGTGCTGCGCAGTCCTTCAGTTGACTTGAACCATGATGATGGTATTATCGATGAAGTAAGAAACTTCGATCCATACGGTGTTAATGGGAAGGAAGCCCGGAGAGACATTGGAACTTATTATTCAGCAGCTGAAGTGTCTTGGGTGTATGTTGGCACGGATCAACTTGAATATGCATCTGGGGCTCTGAAAAAGTTCAG CTTTCTTGTGGAGCAACTATCAATGGTTGACCCTACTCGTATGAACTGTGATGAGCGGTTAGCATTTTGGATTAACCTGTACAATGCATTAATAATGCAT GCATATTTGGCGTATGGTGTCCCCGAAAATGACATCAAGCTTTTCTCGCTAATGCAAAAG GCCTGTTACACGGTCGGTGGTCAGTCCGTCAGTGCAGCTGAAATAGAGTTTGTGATTCTGAAGGTGAAGACTCCAGTGCACCGGCCACAACTT TCTTTGATGCTGGCTCTTCACAAATTTAATACTTCAGAGAAGCACAAGAAATATTCTATCAGTGATGCTGAGCCCATTGTGCTGTTTGCGCTTAGTTGTGGGATGTTCTCTTCACCTGCG GTAAGGATTTTCACGTCTGCAAATGTTCGACGGGAGCTTCAAGAATCAATGAGAGACTACATCCGAGCATCAGTTGGAATAAATGACAAAGGAGAGCTTATAGTACCAAAGTTACTGCAGAGCTATGCCAAGGGCATCGTGGAGGACTCTCTGCTTGCCGATTGGATCTGCCGTCACCTGACACTGGACCAAGTCGCTGCAATACAAGATACTTCATCGTCGCACAAGCAGCGGCTTCTTGGGGTGTGCAGTTTTAGTGTCATCCCGTTTGATTCAAAATTCCGGTACCTGTTCTTATCTGACAACAGTGGGTACCAGAACTGA
- the LOC133927281 gene encoding uncharacterized protein LOC133927281 isoform X3: protein MLCVRAEDALAAAAAAAEASDKMHSMTLGGSIQRAVRRMAGGWRRSASASASCSGDDSSIGSAKREGGRRGSMRRYRSQLEQEVKKLQRQLQEELDLHLALADAVTHNAALILKSSQKLPDKAHELIISIASLEIAVSKLEKDLNHLQYQLCSVRNERLHAENNPGCLLPTSSDCQPSTPCNCLGEKHILTLRDLRFGDSQSMWSMKEDLSIELEDQQDYEKDSEDRLLEHRAEEMQEACSTKKDNNEDQKIDALQFSQSNLKKSSISGNMWNNPNKLSEEMVRSMRDIFLHLSESPKIPLKAPSYNSSSSAERLSGSTLTSLSDSPVIASVLRSPSVDLNHDDGIIDEVRNFDPYGVNGKEARRDIGTYYSAAEVSWVYVGTDQLEYASGALKKFSFLVEQLSMVDPTRMNCDERLAFWINLYNALIMHAYLAYGVPENDIKLFSLMQKACYTVGGQSVSAAEIEFVILKVKTPVHRPQLSLMLALHKFNTSEKHKKYSISDAEPIVLFALSCGMFSSPAVRIFTSANVRRELQESMRDYIRASVGINDKGELIVPKLLQSYAKGIVEDSLLADWICRHLTLDQVAAIQDTSSSHKQRLLGVCSFSVIPFDSKFRH from the exons ATGCTGTGCGTGCGCGCGGAGGACGCGCTGGCCGCCGCTGCAGCCGCGGCCGAGGCGTCCGACAAGATGCACTCCATGACCCT GGGCGGCTCGATCCAGAGAGCGGTGCGGAGGATGGCCGGCGGCTGGAGGAGGTCGGCATCGGCGTCGGCAAGCTGCTCCGGG GATGATAGCAGCATTGGGAGTGCCAAGAGGGAAGGGGGACGAAGGGGCAGCATGCGGCGGTACAGATCGCAGCTCGAGCAGGAA GTTAAGAAATTGCAGAGGCAGCTCCAAGAAGAGCTTGACTTGCATCTGGCGTTGGCAGATGCCGTTACACATAATGCCGCACTGATACTTAAGTCTTCTCAAAAGCTTCCAGACAAG GCACATGAGCTAATAATTAGCATAGCCTCTTTGGAGATTGCTGTCTCAAAGCTTGAAAAGGACCTAAATCACCTGCAGTACCAGTTATGTTCTGTAAGGAATGAAAGGCTACATGCAGAAAATAACCCAGGATGCTTGCTACCTACATCATCAGATTGCCAACCGTCCACACCTTGTAATTGTCTAGGCGAAAAA CACATATTAACGTTAAGAGATTTGAGATTTGGAGATTCTCAGTCAATGTGGTCAATGAAAGAAGATTTATCAATTGAACTTGAAGACCAACAGGATTATGAAAAAGATAGTGAAGATAGACTGTTGGAGCACCGAGCTGAAGAG ATGCAAGAGGCATGCTCTACGAAAAAAGATAACAATGAAGATCAGAAGATAGACGCATTACAATTTAGTCAATCCAATTTGAAGAAAAGTAGCATCAGTGGAAATATGTGGAATAATCCAAATAAGCTCTCTGAAGAGATGGTGCGCTCCATGAGAGATATCTTCCTACATTTATCTGAATCACCCAAGATACCACTGAAGGCACCTTCTTATAATTCATCTTCATCAGCAGAGCGTCTGTCTGGTTCTACATTGACATCTTTGTCAGATTCACCCGTGATAGCCTCAGTGCTGCGCAGTCCTTCAGTTGACTTGAACCATGATGATGGTATTATCGATGAAGTAAGAAACTTCGATCCATACGGTGTTAATGGGAAGGAAGCCCGGAGAGACATTGGAACTTATTATTCAGCAGCTGAAGTGTCTTGGGTGTATGTTGGCACGGATCAACTTGAATATGCATCTGGGGCTCTGAAAAAGTTCAG CTTTCTTGTGGAGCAACTATCAATGGTTGACCCTACTCGTATGAACTGTGATGAGCGGTTAGCATTTTGGATTAACCTGTACAATGCATTAATAATGCAT GCATATTTGGCGTATGGTGTCCCCGAAAATGACATCAAGCTTTTCTCGCTAATGCAAAAG GCCTGTTACACGGTCGGTGGTCAGTCCGTCAGTGCAGCTGAAATAGAGTTTGTGATTCTGAAGGTGAAGACTCCAGTGCACCGGCCACAACTT TCTTTGATGCTGGCTCTTCACAAATTTAATACTTCAGAGAAGCACAAGAAATATTCTATCAGTGATGCTGAGCCCATTGTGCTGTTTGCGCTTAGTTGTGGGATGTTCTCTTCACCTGCG GTAAGGATTTTCACGTCTGCAAATGTTCGACGGGAGCTTCAAGAATCAATGAGAGACTACATCCGAGCATCAGTTGGAATAAATGACAAAGGAGAGCTTATAGTACCAAAGTTACTGCAGAGCTATGCCAAGGGCATCGTGGAGGACTCTCTGCTTGCCGATTGGATCTGCCGTCACCTGACACTGGACCAAGTCGCTGCAATACAAGATACTTCATCGTCGCACAAGCAGCGGCTTCTTGGGGTGTGCAGTTTTAGTGTCATCCCGTTTGATTCAAAATTCCG GCACTAA
- the LOC133927281 gene encoding uncharacterized protein LOC133927281 isoform X2, which produces MLCVRAEDALAAAAAAAEASDKMHSMTLGGSIQRAVRRMAGGWRRSASASASCSGDDSSIGSAKREGGRRGSMRRYRSQLEQEVKKLQRQLQEELDLHLALADAVTHNAALILKSSQKLPDKAHELIISIASLEIAVSKLEKDLNHLQYQLCSVRNERLHAENNPGCLLPTSSDCQPSTPCNCLGEKHILTLRDLRFGDSQSMWSMKEDLSIELEDQQDYEKDSEDRLLEHRAEEMQEACSTKKDNNEDQKIDALQFSQSNLKKSSISGNMWNNPNKLSEEMVRSMRDIFLHLSESPKIPLKAPSYNSSSSAERLSGSTLTSLSDSPVIASVLRSPSVDLNHDDGIIDEVRNFDPYGVNGKEARRDIGTYYSAAEVSWVYVGTDQLEYASGALKKFSFLVEQLSMVDPTRMNCDERLAFWINLYNALIMHAYLAYGVPENDIKLFSLMQKACYTVGGQSVSAAEIEFVILKVKTPVHRPQLSLMLALHKFNTSEKHKKYSISDAEPIVLFALSCGMFSSPAVRIFTSANVRRELQESMRDYIRASVGINDKGELIVPKLLQSYAKGIVEDSLLADWICRHLTLDQVAAIQDTSSSHKQRLLGVCSFSVIPFDSKFRFRLLA; this is translated from the exons ATGCTGTGCGTGCGCGCGGAGGACGCGCTGGCCGCCGCTGCAGCCGCGGCCGAGGCGTCCGACAAGATGCACTCCATGACCCT GGGCGGCTCGATCCAGAGAGCGGTGCGGAGGATGGCCGGCGGCTGGAGGAGGTCGGCATCGGCGTCGGCAAGCTGCTCCGGG GATGATAGCAGCATTGGGAGTGCCAAGAGGGAAGGGGGACGAAGGGGCAGCATGCGGCGGTACAGATCGCAGCTCGAGCAGGAA GTTAAGAAATTGCAGAGGCAGCTCCAAGAAGAGCTTGACTTGCATCTGGCGTTGGCAGATGCCGTTACACATAATGCCGCACTGATACTTAAGTCTTCTCAAAAGCTTCCAGACAAG GCACATGAGCTAATAATTAGCATAGCCTCTTTGGAGATTGCTGTCTCAAAGCTTGAAAAGGACCTAAATCACCTGCAGTACCAGTTATGTTCTGTAAGGAATGAAAGGCTACATGCAGAAAATAACCCAGGATGCTTGCTACCTACATCATCAGATTGCCAACCGTCCACACCTTGTAATTGTCTAGGCGAAAAA CACATATTAACGTTAAGAGATTTGAGATTTGGAGATTCTCAGTCAATGTGGTCAATGAAAGAAGATTTATCAATTGAACTTGAAGACCAACAGGATTATGAAAAAGATAGTGAAGATAGACTGTTGGAGCACCGAGCTGAAGAG ATGCAAGAGGCATGCTCTACGAAAAAAGATAACAATGAAGATCAGAAGATAGACGCATTACAATTTAGTCAATCCAATTTGAAGAAAAGTAGCATCAGTGGAAATATGTGGAATAATCCAAATAAGCTCTCTGAAGAGATGGTGCGCTCCATGAGAGATATCTTCCTACATTTATCTGAATCACCCAAGATACCACTGAAGGCACCTTCTTATAATTCATCTTCATCAGCAGAGCGTCTGTCTGGTTCTACATTGACATCTTTGTCAGATTCACCCGTGATAGCCTCAGTGCTGCGCAGTCCTTCAGTTGACTTGAACCATGATGATGGTATTATCGATGAAGTAAGAAACTTCGATCCATACGGTGTTAATGGGAAGGAAGCCCGGAGAGACATTGGAACTTATTATTCAGCAGCTGAAGTGTCTTGGGTGTATGTTGGCACGGATCAACTTGAATATGCATCTGGGGCTCTGAAAAAGTTCAG CTTTCTTGTGGAGCAACTATCAATGGTTGACCCTACTCGTATGAACTGTGATGAGCGGTTAGCATTTTGGATTAACCTGTACAATGCATTAATAATGCAT GCATATTTGGCGTATGGTGTCCCCGAAAATGACATCAAGCTTTTCTCGCTAATGCAAAAG GCCTGTTACACGGTCGGTGGTCAGTCCGTCAGTGCAGCTGAAATAGAGTTTGTGATTCTGAAGGTGAAGACTCCAGTGCACCGGCCACAACTT TCTTTGATGCTGGCTCTTCACAAATTTAATACTTCAGAGAAGCACAAGAAATATTCTATCAGTGATGCTGAGCCCATTGTGCTGTTTGCGCTTAGTTGTGGGATGTTCTCTTCACCTGCG GTAAGGATTTTCACGTCTGCAAATGTTCGACGGGAGCTTCAAGAATCAATGAGAGACTACATCCGAGCATCAGTTGGAATAAATGACAAAGGAGAGCTTATAGTACCAAAGTTACTGCAGAGCTATGCCAAGGGCATCGTGGAGGACTCTCTGCTTGCCGATTGGATCTGCCGTCACCTGACACTGGACCAAGTCGCTGCAATACAAGATACTTCATCGTCGCACAAGCAGCGGCTTCTTGGGGTGTGCAGTTTTAGTGTCATCCCGTTTGATTCAAAATTCCG TTTCAGGTTACTGGCTTAA
- the LOC133927283 gene encoding putative cysteine-rich receptor-like protein kinase 20 encodes MASPLDSSSGMWAALGQASNVAQLVGVDALGLVSMVVQAALAARRHRDACRRLAQHVELVGGLLRELELAELMRREATRRPLEQLRCALRRCYALVTACQDCGYLRSLLVGARMADELRAAEQEIDMFIRLVPLIALVDTTHDRRAKSAEGVPSVVASYSNLHTRIPRRAAELTEINAQGAVVPCKVGGQLLEGTLELQEQKIMDVEELVKLCTRTEASCPGFKKFDFFQIVDGTDNFSGKRIVGRGGFGTVYKAQLTNGIMVAIKRLDEHATVFDSELQLASLQHINLIRLLGWCVNGKERILVYEFMDNGSLDRIIFEKTKGALLNWHKRLQIIKGLADGLVYMHKHSRSCIIHGDLKSENILLDRDMNPKIADFGSARALSSDIAEGRTIRIVGTSGYIAPEYASRGLYSVKIDVFGFGVLALVIISGRRNTILEQKGDTVGNLVRDAWQLWNDGRLHDLIDPLLSDGYEIAKIVRCAQVALLCAQEDPADRPTMSDVVALLNFESTSLLPDPKPPSALINRGATDDKLSTYISQSSRTIDITITSSAPVSTRIRIIVDPDT; translated from the exons ATGGCAAGCCCGTTGGACAGCTCGAGCGGCATGTGGGCAGCGCTCGGGCAGGCCTCGAACGTGGCGCAGCTGGTCGGCGTGGATGCGCTCGGGCTGGTGTCCATGGTTGTGCAGGCCGCGCTGGCGGCGCGGCGCCACCGGGACGCGTGCCGGCGGCTGGCGCAGCATGTGGAGCTCGTCGGAGGCCTGCTTCGAGAGCTGGAACTCGCCGAGCTGATGCGGAGGGAGGCCACGCGGCGCCCTCTCGAGCAGCTCCGCTGTGCGCTGCGGCGGTGCTACGCGCTCGTCACGGCGTGCCAGGACTGCGGGtacctccgcagcctgctcgtCGGCGCCCGGATGGCCGACGAGCTCCGCGCCGCGGAGCAGGAGATCGACATGTTCATCCGCCTCGTCCCGCTCATCGCACTCGTCGACACTACTCATGATCGTCGGGCTAAG TCTGCAGAGGGTGTGCCAAGTGTGGTCGCAAGCTATTCAAACCTTCACACAAG GATTCCAAGAAGAGCTGCGGAGCTCACTGAAATAAATGCTCAAGGAGCCGTTGTACCTTGTAAAGTTGGGGGACAACTGTTAGAAG GAACATTGGAATTGCAAGAACAGAAAATCATGGATGTGGAAGAGTTGGTGAAGCTTTGTACTCGAACTGAAGCGAGCTGCCCAGGATTCAAAAAGTTTGATTTCTTTCAGATTGTGGATGGCACAGACAATTTTTCGGGGAAAAGAATTGTTGGAAGGGGTGGATTTGGTACAGTTTACAAG GCTCAGTTGACCAATGGAATCATGGTTGCCATAAAAAGATTGGATGAACATGCAACAGTATTTGACAGTGaattgcaacttgcaagtcTTCAACATATCAATCTTATTAGGTTACTGGGGTGGTGTGTAAATGGAAAAGAAAGGATTCTAGTGTATGAGTTCATGGACAATGGCAGCTTGGACCGCATCATCTTTG AGAAAACAAAGGGGGCATTGCTAAACTGGCATAAGCGACTTCAGATAATTAAAGGGTTAGCTGATGGGCTTGTTTACATGCACAAGCACTCGCGTTCATGTATCATACATGGGGACTTGAAATCAGAAAACATCCTCTTAGATCGGGACATGAACCCAAAGATCGCTGATTTTGGATCAGCTAGAGCACTGAGTTCAGATATAGCAGAAGGGCGTACAATCAGGATTGTGGGAACCAG TGGTTACATAGCTCCGGAGTATGCATCTCGAGGCCTTTATTCAGTCAAGATAGACGTGTTTGGCTTTGGGGTGTTGGCTCTTGTGATCATTAGTGGGCGAAGGAATACCATACTAGAGCAGAAAGGAGACACCGTTGGTAACCTCGTGCGAGAT GCATGGCAACTGTGGAATGATGGAAGACTACATGACCTTATCGACCCATTGTTGAGTGACGGATATGAAATTGCTAAGATAGTGAGATGTGCTCAGGTGGCACTGCTATGTGCTCAGGAAGATCCAGCAGATCGCCCCACCATGTCAGATGTTGTTGCACTCCTGAACTTTGAAAGCACAAGTTTATTACCGGATCCTAAACCGCCATCTGCGCTGATTAACAGAGGTGCTACCGATGACAAGTTATCGACATACATTAGTCAATCAAGCAGGACAATAGATATAACCATCACAAGTTCAGCTCCAGTGTCAACTAGAATCCGCATCATTGTAGACCCAGATACCTGA
- the LOC133927281 gene encoding uncharacterized protein LOC133927281 isoform X4, with product MLAGCRVFCPQLHRPMAILDDSSIGSAKREGGRRGSMRRYRSQLEQEVKKLQRQLQEELDLHLALADAVTHNAALILKSSQKLPDKAHELIISIASLEIAVSKLEKDLNHLQYQLCSVRNERLHAENNPGCLLPTSSDCQPSTPCNCLGEKHILTLRDLRFGDSQSMWSMKEDLSIELEDQQDYEKDSEDRLLEHRAEEMQEACSTKKDNNEDQKIDALQFSQSNLKKSSISGNMWNNPNKLSEEMVRSMRDIFLHLSESPKIPLKAPSYNSSSSAERLSGSTLTSLSDSPVIASVLRSPSVDLNHDDGIIDEVRNFDPYGVNGKEARRDIGTYYSAAEVSWVYVGTDQLEYASGALKKFSFLVEQLSMVDPTRMNCDERLAFWINLYNALIMHAYLAYGVPENDIKLFSLMQKACYTVGGQSVSAAEIEFVILKVKTPVHRPQLSLMLALHKFNTSEKHKKYSISDAEPIVLFALSCGMFSSPAVRIFTSANVRRELQESMRDYIRASVGINDKGELIVPKLLQSYAKGIVEDSLLADWICRHLTLDQVAAIQDTSSSHKQRLLGVCSFSVIPFDSKFRYLFLSDNSGYQN from the exons ATGCTTGCAGGGTGTCGAGTGTTTTGTCCTCAGCTGCACCGTCCAATGGCAATCTTG GATGATAGCAGCATTGGGAGTGCCAAGAGGGAAGGGGGACGAAGGGGCAGCATGCGGCGGTACAGATCGCAGCTCGAGCAGGAA GTTAAGAAATTGCAGAGGCAGCTCCAAGAAGAGCTTGACTTGCATCTGGCGTTGGCAGATGCCGTTACACATAATGCCGCACTGATACTTAAGTCTTCTCAAAAGCTTCCAGACAAG GCACATGAGCTAATAATTAGCATAGCCTCTTTGGAGATTGCTGTCTCAAAGCTTGAAAAGGACCTAAATCACCTGCAGTACCAGTTATGTTCTGTAAGGAATGAAAGGCTACATGCAGAAAATAACCCAGGATGCTTGCTACCTACATCATCAGATTGCCAACCGTCCACACCTTGTAATTGTCTAGGCGAAAAA CACATATTAACGTTAAGAGATTTGAGATTTGGAGATTCTCAGTCAATGTGGTCAATGAAAGAAGATTTATCAATTGAACTTGAAGACCAACAGGATTATGAAAAAGATAGTGAAGATAGACTGTTGGAGCACCGAGCTGAAGAG ATGCAAGAGGCATGCTCTACGAAAAAAGATAACAATGAAGATCAGAAGATAGACGCATTACAATTTAGTCAATCCAATTTGAAGAAAAGTAGCATCAGTGGAAATATGTGGAATAATCCAAATAAGCTCTCTGAAGAGATGGTGCGCTCCATGAGAGATATCTTCCTACATTTATCTGAATCACCCAAGATACCACTGAAGGCACCTTCTTATAATTCATCTTCATCAGCAGAGCGTCTGTCTGGTTCTACATTGACATCTTTGTCAGATTCACCCGTGATAGCCTCAGTGCTGCGCAGTCCTTCAGTTGACTTGAACCATGATGATGGTATTATCGATGAAGTAAGAAACTTCGATCCATACGGTGTTAATGGGAAGGAAGCCCGGAGAGACATTGGAACTTATTATTCAGCAGCTGAAGTGTCTTGGGTGTATGTTGGCACGGATCAACTTGAATATGCATCTGGGGCTCTGAAAAAGTTCAG CTTTCTTGTGGAGCAACTATCAATGGTTGACCCTACTCGTATGAACTGTGATGAGCGGTTAGCATTTTGGATTAACCTGTACAATGCATTAATAATGCAT GCATATTTGGCGTATGGTGTCCCCGAAAATGACATCAAGCTTTTCTCGCTAATGCAAAAG GCCTGTTACACGGTCGGTGGTCAGTCCGTCAGTGCAGCTGAAATAGAGTTTGTGATTCTGAAGGTGAAGACTCCAGTGCACCGGCCACAACTT TCTTTGATGCTGGCTCTTCACAAATTTAATACTTCAGAGAAGCACAAGAAATATTCTATCAGTGATGCTGAGCCCATTGTGCTGTTTGCGCTTAGTTGTGGGATGTTCTCTTCACCTGCG GTAAGGATTTTCACGTCTGCAAATGTTCGACGGGAGCTTCAAGAATCAATGAGAGACTACATCCGAGCATCAGTTGGAATAAATGACAAAGGAGAGCTTATAGTACCAAAGTTACTGCAGAGCTATGCCAAGGGCATCGTGGAGGACTCTCTGCTTGCCGATTGGATCTGCCGTCACCTGACACTGGACCAAGTCGCTGCAATACAAGATACTTCATCGTCGCACAAGCAGCGGCTTCTTGGGGTGTGCAGTTTTAGTGTCATCCCGTTTGATTCAAAATTCCGGTACCTGTTCTTATCTGACAACAGTGGGTACCAGAACTGA